A region of the Bradyrhizobium manausense genome:
GAGCTGCCGGTGCTGGATCATCGCGCGCAATTCGGGATTGACCTGCCAGGTCTCGCCGGTCTGCTTGAAATGTTTCATCAGCATCTGGATCGGCAGACCGCGCTGCACCTCGAACTGGCTATAGACGCCGGCCTTGGCCTTCTCGAGCACCTCCTGCGAGAGATCGGTCGCGACGATCTCGACGCGCCACCCGCTCAGCGCCGCGCTCATCTCCTTCAGCGTCATTGCCAGCGAATAGGGCTCCTGCCCGGTCGAGCCCGCGGCGCACCAGATCCGCACGCTGCGGCGGCCGGCACGGGCCTTGAGCACTTCCGGCATGATGGTGTCGCGGAAATGATCGAACGGGACCTTGTCGCGGAAGAAGAAGGTCTCGTTCGTGGTCATGGCTTCGACCACGCTGGTGATCAGCGCGCTCGAACCGCCCTGCAGCTTCTGCACGAGCTCGGGAATGCCGGAGAGCCCGGCCTTGCGCGCCAGCGGCAGCAAGCGGCTTTCGATCAGATATTGCTTGTCGGCGGACAGGTCGAGACCGGAGCGCTCTTTCAGCAACTTACGCAGATACTCGTAATCAGGCGCGTTCACAGGATACCTCTTGACGCTACTGGCAGGTGTATTCTCAGGCCGCGGTCTCTTCTTCGCGCTCGACCAGCCCGACTTCCTGGAACTTCGCCAACACGATTTCCTTGTCGAACGGCTTCATGATGTATTCGTTGGCACCGCCGCCCATCGCCTTGGTGATGTGGTCGATGCCGTTCTCGGTGGTGCAGAACACGACCTTGGGCTCTTCGCCGCCGGGCATGCGGCGCAGCGTGCCCAGGAACTGGAAGCCGTCCATGACAGGCATATTCCAGTCGAGCAGGATCGCTTCCGGCATCGCCTTCTTGCAATGGACCAGCGCTTCGACGCCGTCTTCCGCTTCAATGACTTGGAAGCCCAGCGCTTCGACGATGCGGCGCGCGACCTTGCGAACGATGCTGGAATCGTCAACCACCAAACAGGTCTTCATCTTGGATCTCCGGCTTAAATGTCTTTCGTGAAAGTTCAGGCAGCCATCATCTCGGGTGCGAGCTCGAGCACGCGATCGACGTCGAGGACGACCATGAGCTGGCCGTCGAGAC
Encoded here:
- a CDS encoding CheR family methyltransferase, yielding MNAPDYEYLRKLLKERSGLDLSADKQYLIESRLLPLARKAGLSGIPELVQKLQGGSSALITSVVEAMTTNETFFFRDKVPFDHFRDTIMPEVLKARAGRRSVRIWCAAGSTGQEPYSLAMTLKEMSAALSGWRVEIVATDLSQEVLEKAKAGVYSQFEVQRGLPIQMLMKHFKQTGETWQVNPELRAMIQHRQLNLLQDFSHLGTFDVIFCRNVLIYFDQETKINIFNRLARQIEPDGFLVLGAAETVVGLTDTFRPIADRRGLYKPNDPRAAAAKPVDGAAPRMAMAGR
- a CDS encoding response regulator, encoding MKTCLVVDDSSIVRKVARRIVEALGFQVIEAEDGVEALVHCKKAMPEAILLDWNMPVMDGFQFLGTLRRMPGGEEPKVVFCTTENGIDHITKAMGGGANEYIMKPFDKEIVLAKFQEVGLVEREEETAA